The following coding sequences are from one Novosphingobium sp. Gsoil 351 window:
- a CDS encoding threonine ammonia-lyase, with protein sequence MGATSLSEPAAVHASLVGTGWLSSVDVRAAAARFAGRIPQTPFLPSQTLSELTQAEVWLKFENLQFTGSFKQRGALNTLLLLSEEDRARGVIAISAGNHAQGVAYHAAQLGVPATIVMPRGTPAVKANRTRALGAEVLLHGEDFAEASAALPGLLETRGLTLIHPFDDDRVIAGQGTVALEMLDDRPDLDVIVVPVGGGGLISGVALAAHERADRPRIVGVQSDMFPSMALATGRWPDAVRGGSSIAEGIAVAAAGFRTRQYVEALVDDVLVVGEGAIETAIALLLQIEKTLCEGAGAAGLAAVLSNPRAFAGKRVGLILSGGNIDNRLLTAILRRQQVREGTIVRLVVQLPDRAGSLGRLCAEIGRQGGNIGTVSHDRTFLAADAKSARVEVEVELADSELLDPLLRSLDAEGFVVEAATAS encoded by the coding sequence ATGGGCGCGACAAGCCTCAGTGAACCGGCTGCCGTTCACGCGAGCCTCGTCGGAACTGGCTGGCTCTCATCGGTCGACGTCAGGGCGGCCGCTGCCCGCTTCGCGGGGCGCATTCCACAGACCCCGTTTCTCCCTTCGCAGACCCTTTCGGAGCTTACCCAGGCCGAAGTCTGGCTGAAGTTCGAGAACCTGCAGTTCACAGGCAGCTTCAAGCAGCGCGGCGCGCTCAACACACTGCTACTGCTGTCCGAGGAGGACCGGGCGCGCGGCGTGATTGCGATATCTGCTGGCAATCATGCCCAGGGCGTAGCCTACCACGCGGCGCAACTCGGCGTTCCCGCGACGATCGTCATGCCTCGCGGAACACCCGCGGTTAAGGCCAATCGCACGCGCGCACTTGGCGCCGAAGTGCTCCTCCACGGCGAGGACTTCGCCGAGGCCTCCGCCGCGCTCCCCGGGCTCCTGGAGACACGAGGCCTCACTCTCATTCATCCCTTCGACGATGATCGGGTGATCGCTGGTCAAGGCACCGTCGCCCTCGAAATGCTCGATGATCGGCCCGACCTCGATGTCATAGTGGTACCGGTGGGCGGAGGCGGCCTCATTTCGGGCGTCGCCCTCGCCGCGCACGAACGGGCAGACCGGCCGCGGATCGTTGGCGTGCAAAGCGATATGTTTCCGTCGATGGCGCTGGCCACGGGCCGCTGGCCGGATGCGGTTCGGGGTGGCTCGTCCATTGCCGAGGGTATAGCGGTCGCTGCGGCCGGTTTCCGCACGCGGCAGTATGTCGAAGCACTCGTCGACGACGTGTTGGTGGTCGGCGAAGGCGCGATAGAGACGGCCATCGCGCTGCTCCTCCAGATCGAGAAGACGCTGTGCGAAGGCGCAGGTGCGGCCGGTCTGGCCGCCGTCCTTTCCAATCCGCGCGCGTTTGCCGGCAAGCGCGTGGGTCTTATCCTTTCGGGCGGCAATATCGACAACCGTTTGCTCACCGCGATCCTGCGACGGCAGCAGGTCCGCGAAGGAACCATCGTGCGTTTGGTGGTTCAATTGCCCGACCGCGCAGGATCGCTCGGGCGGCTCTGCGCGGAGATTGGTCGACAAGGCGGCAACATCGGTACCGTCAGTCACGACCGGACATTCCTCGCCGCCGATGCGAAATCGGCGCGAGTCGAAGTCGAGGTCGAATTGGCCGATTCCGAACTGCTCGACCCGCTCCTGCGGTCCCTCGACGCAGAGGGCTTCGTGGTGGAGGCCGCGACTGCGTCGTGA
- a CDS encoding endonuclease/exonuclease/phosphatase family protein, producing the protein MARLSNGLVWAFALGVALIAGGAMPATPIVGSLPALPSASGDLSVLTYNVHGLPWFVAGDRSAALAAIGKRLRDLHEVGTAPRVAVVQEAFTPDAKAIAATSGYRYAAFGSGEHEREAAALPRGTAARSLEAGESWMKGEGVGKWEDSGLMILSDYPIVRVRRMAYSADACAGFDCLAAKGAMIAELEIPGGNVEVATTHMNSRHASGVSDDRANRAWLVQADELRDFIATRRNSALPLVLSGDLNVGRDIVRQLGLADLAAALDGHASDGLRALRADGAVLDHDATRALDHAKDWELAIGGNGTRLAPSGAWVPFGSDGGTPLSDHFGYAIRYRHG; encoded by the coding sequence ATGGCGCGTCTGAGCAACGGTTTGGTTTGGGCGTTTGCGCTCGGCGTGGCGCTGATCGCGGGCGGAGCCATGCCTGCTACGCCGATTGTCGGATCGCTCCCCGCCTTGCCGTCGGCCTCGGGCGACCTCAGTGTCCTGACTTACAATGTCCACGGGCTTCCCTGGTTCGTGGCCGGCGACCGCTCGGCGGCACTGGCGGCGATCGGCAAACGGCTGCGCGATCTCCACGAAGTCGGTACGGCGCCGCGGGTCGCGGTCGTCCAGGAGGCTTTCACTCCAGATGCCAAGGCCATCGCCGCGACATCGGGCTATCGTTACGCGGCATTCGGGTCCGGCGAGCATGAACGGGAGGCGGCGGCACTTCCCCGCGGCACCGCGGCGCGGTCTCTCGAGGCGGGCGAATCTTGGATGAAAGGCGAAGGTGTCGGGAAATGGGAGGACAGCGGACTGATGATCCTGTCCGACTACCCGATCGTCCGGGTTCGCCGCATGGCTTACTCCGCCGACGCCTGTGCCGGCTTCGATTGCCTGGCGGCCAAGGGCGCGATGATCGCCGAATTGGAAATACCCGGAGGCAACGTCGAGGTGGCAACCACCCACATGAACAGTCGCCACGCTTCTGGGGTGTCCGACGACCGAGCAAATCGCGCTTGGCTCGTTCAGGCCGACGAGCTGCGCGACTTCATCGCGACGCGGCGTAATTCTGCGCTGCCGCTGGTGCTGAGTGGCGATCTGAACGTCGGTCGCGACATTGTTCGTCAGCTTGGCTTGGCTGACCTGGCTGCGGCGCTGGATGGCCACGCCAGTGACGGCCTGCGCGCGCTGCGCGCGGACGGGGCCGTGCTCGATCACGACGCGACTCGCGCGCTCGATCACGCCAAGGATTGGGAGTTGGCCATCGGCGGCAACGGCACGCGACTCGCTCCCAGCGGTGCGTGGGTCCCGTTCGGCTCGGACGGGGGCACGCCTCTATCGGACCATTTCGGCTACGCAATCAGGTATCGGCATGGCTGA
- a CDS encoding RNA polymerase sigma factor: protein MPQRWPLPCSIERRRHTTEAWAKRAMRLAEGDRAAAGGLAAVYAASRAELLRFLAARCGDATEAEDVLQELWLKLEVGAPGPVANARAYLFRMANNLVLDRRRSQHRAMARDRAWAGEGAAIDERPDPAPLADETLVKREEAEVLARAIAALPPGAQRALRLYRFDGLDQGEVARTMGISRSGVEKHLALAMRQLRAALADCGLFGTQASDEGGGPDGP, encoded by the coding sequence ATGCCGCAACGGTGGCCGCTGCCGTGCTCGATCGAGCGCCGCCGCCACACGACGGAGGCGTGGGCGAAACGGGCAATGCGGCTGGCGGAGGGAGATCGGGCTGCGGCAGGCGGACTGGCGGCGGTTTATGCCGCGAGCCGGGCCGAGCTGCTGCGCTTCCTCGCCGCGCGGTGCGGCGACGCGACTGAAGCCGAAGACGTGCTCCAAGAATTGTGGCTCAAGCTCGAGGTTGGCGCACCCGGCCCGGTCGCCAACGCCCGCGCCTATCTGTTTCGCATGGCGAACAACCTCGTGCTCGACCGCCGCCGCAGCCAGCACCGCGCGATGGCGCGCGACCGCGCCTGGGCCGGCGAGGGTGCGGCGATCGACGAGCGGCCCGACCCGGCCCCGCTTGCCGACGAAACGCTCGTTAAGCGCGAAGAGGCCGAAGTGCTGGCCCGGGCCATCGCCGCGCTCCCGCCAGGCGCCCAGCGTGCCTTGCGGCTCTATCGGTTCGACGGCCTGGATCAGGGCGAAGTCGCGCGCACGATGGGGATCAGCCGCAGCGGGGTTGAAAAGCACCTCGCGCTTGCCATGCGGCAGTTGCGCGCCGCGCTTGCTGACTGCGGATTGTTCGGCACGCAGGCGTCTGATGAGGGAGGAGGGCCCGATGGCCCATGA
- a CDS encoding glycosyltransferase — protein MHVVDVCAFYTPHGGGVKTYVDRKVKAAARHGVKVTVLAPGKPGHDEAFGLAGIRSVPGRRFPLDGRYCYFHDEKALHAALDDLSPDFVEASSPWSSAAMVARWPGAAPRALVMHADPLSTYAYRWFDGVFRRETIDRRLSRFWGHLRCLDDSFDLVVCAGRELTRRLQLGGLRQARTIPMGVEPGVFSPDLRDEDLRQDLLRQCSLPPSATLLLGVGRLAAEKRWPMVVDAVMAAGIDHPLGLVLIGDGRDRAAVLARIGNNPHVRLLGPVVDRVALARIMASSDALVHGCESETFCMVASEARASGLPLIVPDRGGGAEQAEGGAGFIYASGRPDSLAQTIRACMANDAGTLRLKTTTLAPSVRSMDDHFAELFRTYSGLIARNAGPRIVRRKA, from the coding sequence ATGCACGTCGTTGATGTCTGCGCGTTCTACACGCCGCACGGCGGTGGGGTTAAGACCTACGTCGATCGCAAGGTCAAGGCGGCCGCGCGGCATGGGGTAAAGGTCACCGTGCTTGCGCCAGGCAAGCCAGGGCACGACGAGGCGTTCGGTTTGGCGGGTATCCGCTCTGTGCCCGGCCGCCGCTTTCCGCTGGACGGGCGCTATTGCTATTTCCATGACGAGAAAGCGCTGCACGCCGCACTCGACGATCTGTCGCCCGACTTCGTTGAAGCCTCCTCGCCGTGGTCGAGCGCGGCAATGGTCGCGCGCTGGCCGGGCGCGGCACCACGCGCGCTGGTGATGCACGCCGATCCGCTTTCCACATATGCGTATCGCTGGTTCGATGGGGTGTTCAGGCGCGAAACGATCGACCGCCGCCTGTCGCGCTTCTGGGGCCATCTGCGGTGTCTTGATGATTCGTTCGACCTTGTGGTCTGCGCTGGGCGGGAACTAACCCGGCGGTTGCAGCTCGGCGGGCTGCGCCAGGCACGGACGATCCCAATGGGAGTCGAACCGGGCGTATTCTCGCCCGATCTGCGTGACGAGGATTTGCGGCAAGACTTGTTGCGCCAGTGCAGTCTGCCGCCGTCGGCCACGCTGTTGCTCGGGGTCGGTCGCCTCGCCGCCGAGAAGCGTTGGCCGATGGTGGTGGATGCGGTGATGGCGGCCGGAATCGACCATCCGCTCGGATTGGTGTTGATCGGAGACGGGCGCGACCGCGCCGCGGTGCTCGCGCGGATCGGCAACAATCCGCATGTCCGCCTGCTCGGCCCTGTCGTCGACCGTGTGGCGCTGGCTCGGATCATGGCCAGCAGCGATGCGCTGGTCCACGGCTGCGAATCCGAGACCTTCTGTATGGTTGCCAGCGAAGCACGGGCGAGCGGGCTGCCACTGATCGTTCCCGACCGTGGCGGTGGTGCGGAACAGGCGGAAGGCGGCGCCGGTTTCATTTACGCCTCGGGCCGTCCCGACAGCCTTGCCCAAACCATCCGCGCCTGCATGGCCAACGATGCCGGAACACTACGTTTGAAGACGACGACGCTGGCTCCCTCGGTCCGTTCGATGGACGATCATTTCGCGGAACTCTTTCGAACCTACAGCGGGCTTATTGCGCGCAACGCCGGACCTCGCATCGTTCGGCGAAAGGCGTAG
- a CDS encoding DUF2141 domain-containing protein, producing the protein MACAFLLALPAAAFAGPHQELGKAEGRCRTSETGPALMVSVLGLKDRTGNLKLEVYPANDNDFLQDDRILVAQGKTFRRVELPVASAGTPVLCVRLPAPGRYAVSLLHDRDANHKFNLSGDGIGFAGNPRLAWSKPKAAASSVVAGTGLTQVPIVINYRRGLLSFAPLERRNARR; encoded by the coding sequence ATGGCGTGCGCCTTCTTGCTGGCGCTTCCGGCTGCGGCCTTCGCGGGTCCACACCAGGAACTCGGAAAGGCCGAGGGGCGCTGTCGCACGAGCGAGACGGGTCCCGCGCTGATGGTGTCCGTGCTCGGGCTCAAGGATCGTACTGGAAACCTCAAGCTCGAGGTCTATCCGGCCAACGACAACGATTTTCTTCAGGATGACCGCATCCTCGTCGCGCAAGGCAAGACCTTTCGTCGCGTCGAATTGCCCGTGGCTTCAGCGGGAACGCCCGTCCTGTGCGTGCGCCTTCCCGCACCGGGACGCTACGCGGTTAGTCTGCTCCATGACCGTGACGCCAACCACAAGTTCAACCTGTCGGGCGACGGGATCGGTTTCGCCGGCAATCCGAGGCTGGCTTGGTCCAAACCCAAGGCGGCAGCTAGTTCGGTCGTAGCAGGGACCGGGCTTACCCAAGTCCCGATCGTCATCAACTATCGCCGGGGACTGTTGTCCTTTGCCCCGCTGGAGCGCCGCAATGCACGTCGTTGA
- a CDS encoding transketolase has protein sequence MIDVSVPAVSSAVDLLETLDTRLRWLASWTIHNANHLRDSRDGLKVGGHQASCASISTIMAALYFHALGPNDKVAVKPHAGPVLHAIHYLLGNQSLDQLKRFRGLGGAQSYPSRTKDRIPVDFSTGSVGLGVAITLFASLVQDYLVAHGQLAESQAGRTIALMGDAELDEGNIYEALIEGYKHDVRNCWWIVDYNRQSLDHTTADRMFRRFDDIFETCGWRVLTLKYGKRQLEAFRKPGGKTLQDWIDTCPNADFAALTYQGGAAWRERLLRDIRDKPQVAKLIASYDDANLAALMTNLGGHCIETLVEAFDQAQDDRPTMFIAYTVKGFGLPFAGHKDNHAGLMNPTQIEGLRDELGIAPGEEWEPFGGLGGNAATVLKDFIAASPLAAKEGEPQAAAVPVPDRLPVPEGNEQSTQAAFGKILFELAKSGHPLADRIVTTSPDVTVSTNLGAFVNQRGLFRRSELKDVFHAARIPSAQKWSGHQAGQHIELGIAENNLFLMLAALGLAAPLFGTRLLPVGTVYDPFIARGLDALNYGCYQDARFLLVATPAGVTLGPEGGAHQSINSPLIGIGQPGLTYFEPAFADELALLMRWSFAHLQAEDGGSVYLRLTTRSIEQVERADEAWEADALKGGYWLRRPATDAEAALVYTGAIVPEVLEAFEQLQDDVPGLGVLAVTSPDLLHRGWSAARAARGTGKSAAPSHVETLLGALSPTAGLVTIIDGSPSTLSWLGGVRGMRTSPLGIDRFGQTGDLPDLYRTYRLDAEAIVDAAAELFLGLPA, from the coding sequence CGCGCTGGGACCGAACGACAAGGTCGCGGTCAAGCCGCACGCCGGACCGGTGCTGCACGCGATCCACTACCTGCTCGGCAACCAGAGCCTGGATCAACTCAAGCGCTTCCGCGGGCTGGGCGGCGCTCAGAGCTATCCCAGCCGCACCAAGGACCGGATCCCGGTCGACTTCTCGACCGGCTCGGTCGGACTCGGCGTGGCGATCACGTTGTTCGCCAGCCTGGTCCAGGACTATCTGGTCGCGCATGGCCAGTTGGCCGAGAGCCAGGCCGGGCGGACGATCGCGCTGATGGGCGATGCCGAACTCGACGAGGGCAACATCTACGAAGCGCTGATCGAGGGCTACAAGCACGATGTCCGCAACTGCTGGTGGATCGTCGACTACAACCGGCAGAGCCTCGACCACACCACCGCCGACCGCATGTTCCGGCGCTTCGACGATATCTTCGAGACCTGCGGCTGGCGGGTGCTGACGCTCAAGTACGGCAAGCGCCAGCTCGAAGCGTTCAGGAAGCCGGGCGGCAAGACCTTGCAGGACTGGATCGACACTTGCCCGAACGCCGATTTCGCGGCGCTGACCTATCAGGGCGGCGCGGCGTGGCGCGAACGGCTGTTGCGCGACATTCGCGACAAGCCGCAGGTGGCCAAGCTCATCGCGAGCTACGATGACGCCAACCTCGCCGCGCTAATGACCAATCTTGGCGGGCACTGCATCGAGACCTTGGTCGAAGCGTTCGACCAGGCGCAGGACGACCGGCCGACGATGTTCATCGCCTACACGGTCAAGGGCTTCGGCCTGCCGTTCGCGGGCCACAAGGACAACCACGCCGGGCTGATGAACCCGACCCAGATCGAGGGCTTGCGCGACGAGCTGGGGATCGCGCCAGGCGAGGAATGGGAACCGTTCGGCGGCCTTGGCGGGAACGCCGCGACCGTGCTCAAGGATTTCATCGCGGCCTCGCCGCTCGCCGCGAAGGAGGGCGAACCGCAGGCGGCGGCGGTGCCGGTGCCCGATCGCTTGCCCGTCCCCGAAGGCAACGAGCAATCGACCCAGGCGGCGTTCGGCAAGATCCTGTTCGAGCTGGCGAAGTCGGGTCATCCGTTGGCCGACCGGATCGTCACCACCTCGCCCGACGTGACCGTCTCGACCAACCTCGGCGCGTTCGTCAACCAGCGCGGGCTGTTCCGTCGCTCCGAGCTGAAGGACGTGTTTCACGCGGCTCGTATCCCCTCGGCGCAGAAGTGGTCGGGGCACCAGGCGGGGCAGCATATCGAGCTCGGCATCGCCGAGAACAACCTGTTCCTGATGCTCGCCGCGCTGGGCCTCGCCGCGCCGCTGTTCGGAACCCGGCTGCTGCCGGTCGGCACGGTCTACGATCCGTTCATCGCCCGCGGGCTCGATGCGCTCAACTACGGCTGTTATCAGGACGCGCGGTTCCTGCTGGTGGCGACGCCGGCAGGAGTGACGCTGGGCCCGGAGGGCGGCGCGCACCAGTCGATCAACTCGCCGCTGATCGGGATCGGCCAGCCAGGCCTCACCTATTTCGAACCGGCCTTCGCCGACGAGCTGGCGCTGCTGATGCGCTGGTCGTTCGCGCACTTGCAAGCCGAAGACGGCGGCTCGGTCTACTTGCGGCTGACGACACGATCGATCGAACAGGTCGAACGGGCGGACGAGGCGTGGGAGGCCGATGCGCTGAAGGGCGGCTACTGGCTCAGGCGCCCCGCGACCGACGCCGAGGCCGCGCTGGTCTACACGGGGGCCATTGTCCCCGAGGTGCTCGAAGCGTTCGAGCAACTGCAGGACGACGTTCCCGGTCTCGGAGTGCTGGCAGTGACCTCACCCGACCTGCTCCATCGCGGCTGGTCGGCGGCCCGGGCAGCCCGCGGCACCGGCAAGAGCGCCGCGCCGAGCCATGTCGAGACGCTGCTCGGCGCACTCTCCCCCACAGCGGGACTGGTCACGATCATCGACGGCTCGCCTTCGACGCTGTCGTGGCTCGGCGGGGTCCGGGGCATGCGCACCAGCCCGCTCGGCATCGACCGCTTCGGCCAGACCGGCGACCTGCCCGATCTATACCGAACCTATCGCCTCGATGCCGAAGCGATCGTCGATGCCGCCGCCGAACTCTTCCTGGGTTTGCCGGCATGA
- a CDS encoding cupin domain-containing protein translates to MTEITGTALASRVVRYADLKPCYNAFVDSRTPGSDRKENFTIIGPGVSENPEQFVHIAEKHGFNIGGARQPPACVNSQHSHETAEVFVIHSGQWRFDFGVTGSDASFEAGPGDVVSFPPLAFRGFTNIGKNIDQAGFLWAVLGADDPGRVTWAPQVFDLAKAHGLVLLENGSLVDTVRGEAVPDGVRPMPRTTPETVAAMRRISPDEASTFVARDPSTHGPGETLLIGPDAPLAPNSHFTLSQIALDSAHHAGDLSETPTVMFVHHGKATVEVAEDVTTLGPGDTITIPVGARWRCRGTEGTTVFVVRGV, encoded by the coding sequence ATGACCGAGATTACCGGGACGGCGCTCGCCAGCAGGGTGGTTCGCTATGCTGATCTCAAGCCCTGCTACAATGCATTTGTCGACAGCCGCACGCCCGGTTCGGATCGCAAGGAGAACTTCACGATCATCGGCCCGGGCGTTTCCGAGAACCCGGAGCAATTCGTCCACATCGCCGAAAAGCATGGCTTCAACATTGGCGGCGCGCGTCAGCCGCCGGCCTGCGTCAACTCACAGCACAGTCACGAGACTGCTGAAGTGTTCGTCATTCACAGCGGCCAGTGGAGGTTCGATTTCGGCGTGACCGGTAGCGACGCCTCATTCGAAGCCGGACCAGGGGATGTCGTAAGCTTCCCGCCGCTCGCATTTCGTGGTTTTACCAATATCGGGAAAAATATCGATCAAGCCGGCTTCCTTTGGGCAGTCCTCGGTGCGGACGATCCCGGACGGGTGACCTGGGCTCCACAGGTCTTCGACTTGGCCAAAGCGCACGGCCTCGTCCTTCTCGAGAATGGCTCGCTGGTCGATACGGTCCGTGGAGAGGCGGTGCCGGACGGTGTCCGGCCGATGCCGCGCACGACGCCGGAGACCGTTGCCGCGATGCGCAGGATTTCGCCCGACGAGGCCAGCACCTTCGTTGCCCGGGATCCCTCAACGCACGGGCCTGGAGAAACACTGTTGATCGGGCCGGACGCGCCGTTAGCCCCGAACTCCCATTTCACCTTGTCCCAGATCGCTCTCGACTCCGCTCATCACGCCGGCGACCTCAGCGAGACGCCGACCGTCATGTTTGTTCATCATGGCAAAGCGACGGTTGAGGTTGCCGAGGACGTGACGACGCTGGGTCCGGGGGACACGATCACGATTCCGGTTGGCGCCAGATGGCGTTGCCGTGGAACCGAGGGTACGACCGTCTTTGTCGTGCGCGGAGTCTGA
- a CDS encoding FecR domain-containing protein — MAHDAMIPADDAIHLVAADWHAASEGDAFDWDAFTSWLEADPRHASAYNEIALTDALLRDHAPDLAARLGPEAPDTVVAFAPRRRWPLWAGAAVAAATVAIVAVPRFAQPEAQIYTTEAGARTLALNDGSTIVLAPRSRLEIAGRTQADMKLSGGAWFDIRHDPARNLAIVVGDETIRDIGTAFDVRNTADGLRVAVTEGALSVASETLDKPIRLRAGRALALDRRTHTAQVSALAPGSAGDWRKGRLTYEQAPLRLVVDDLARYAGITIGIDKAVADRRFSGTLMIGDGKQAARDLSQLMGLALVARPDGYRLRQPER; from the coding sequence ATGGCCCATGACGCGATGATCCCCGCCGACGACGCGATCCACTTGGTGGCCGCCGACTGGCACGCCGCAAGCGAAGGCGATGCCTTCGACTGGGACGCCTTCACCAGCTGGCTGGAGGCGGATCCGCGACATGCCAGTGCTTACAATGAAATCGCGTTGACCGACGCGCTGTTGCGGGATCACGCCCCTGACCTTGCCGCTCGGTTGGGGCCCGAGGCCCCCGATACCGTGGTTGCGTTCGCGCCGCGCCGTCGCTGGCCGCTGTGGGCGGGTGCGGCAGTTGCTGCTGCGACGGTGGCGATAGTGGCTGTCCCGCGCTTTGCTCAGCCTGAGGCCCAAATCTATACGACCGAGGCGGGCGCGCGCACGCTTGCACTGAACGACGGCTCGACCATCGTCCTGGCACCTAGGAGCCGGTTGGAGATCGCTGGGCGAACCCAGGCGGACATGAAGCTCTCCGGAGGCGCGTGGTTCGACATCCGCCACGATCCCGCACGCAATCTGGCGATTGTGGTCGGCGACGAGACAATTCGCGACATCGGCACTGCATTCGACGTGCGGAACACGGCCGATGGTTTGCGCGTAGCGGTGACCGAGGGCGCGCTGAGCGTCGCTTCCGAAACGCTCGACAAGCCGATCCGGCTCCGTGCCGGACGCGCGCTGGCGCTCGATCGCCGGACACACACCGCGCAAGTCAGTGCGCTCGCGCCAGGCTCGGCGGGCGATTGGCGCAAGGGCCGACTGACTTACGAACAGGCCCCCCTGCGGCTGGTTGTGGACGATCTGGCGCGCTATGCCGGGATCACGATAGGGATCGACAAGGCAGTCGCCGACAGGCGCTTTTCAGGGACGTTGATGATCGGCGATGGCAAGCAGGCAGCGCGCGATCTTTCCCAACTCATGGGCCTTGCGCTCGTCGCTCGCCCTGACGGCTATCGTCTGCGCCAGCCCGAACGTTGA
- a CDS encoding polysaccharide deacetylase family protein gives MPGPQPAKRLLLSIHDVSPCTEHAVVRLRDLLQVRHGARSVALLVVPNLWGEAPIRAGTQFAARLRAAADAGDEIFLHGWYHRADVPPRGRLDRLRASWMTAGEGEFLGLTRSQAAQRIGDGRKLLEDVTGRLLAGFIAPAWLYGMGAKEALAELELPLVESHMRVWRPADGEVLARGPVITWASRSPGRIASSLAFARIAPRLLAATNTVRIGVHPGDVGVPELRRSIAETVAHFASRRPIGCYGDLLAKPAIAYESEGAVA, from the coding sequence ATGCCCGGCCCGCAACCTGCCAAGCGCCTGCTGCTGTCGATCCACGATGTGTCGCCATGCACCGAGCACGCAGTGGTGCGGCTGCGCGACCTGCTTCAAGTGCGGCATGGCGCGCGGAGCGTCGCCTTGCTGGTCGTTCCCAACCTTTGGGGCGAAGCGCCAATCCGGGCCGGAACGCAGTTCGCCGCGCGGTTGCGCGCCGCAGCCGATGCCGGCGACGAGATTTTCCTGCACGGATGGTACCACCGTGCCGACGTGCCCCCGCGAGGGCGACTTGACCGCTTGCGTGCAAGTTGGATGACCGCGGGCGAAGGAGAATTTCTCGGACTGACGCGCAGCCAAGCGGCGCAACGGATCGGTGACGGGCGAAAGTTGCTCGAAGACGTCACCGGTCGCCTATTGGCCGGCTTCATCGCACCCGCCTGGCTCTATGGCATGGGCGCCAAGGAGGCATTGGCCGAACTCGAACTTCCTTTGGTCGAGAGCCATATGCGGGTCTGGCGACCGGCGGACGGCGAGGTGTTGGCGCGCGGTCCCGTTATCACCTGGGCAAGCCGCAGTCCTGGCAGGATCGCATCGTCGCTGGCGTTCGCCAGGATCGCGCCGCGCTTGCTCGCCGCGACGAACACGGTGCGCATCGGGGTTCATCCCGGCGATGTCGGGGTACCTGAACTGCGCCGGAGCATTGCCGAGACGGTGGCCCACTTTGCGAGCCGCCGCCCGATCGGATGCTACGGCGATCTGCTTGCGAAACCGGCGATCGCATACGAATCCGAGGGTGCCGTGGCATGA